gcttttggagGCTGGAGTTCTTTGGTTTCAAGAGAGGCGAGATGGGTGATGATTGCTGAAGCTTACAGGAGCAATGCTTTtagaaagtgtttttattttgactttgaGTTttcctctgcaggcagcagctccctgcgTGCTTTGCTCACTCAGTCTTTcatctgtgcttctgtgtgCCTTGTTTTTTCCACGTGTGCTTTCATGCTGATAAGTACACAGATAGCAGCTCATACTGGAGATGGCAGCTCTGTGAGATGCCAGTCTCTTTAGACAGCCTTGAAATGTTACACATCTGAACTCAGTCTTGCAAGGTACACAACCCTCACATCAGAGCAAACGAACAAATACATTGTTGGCCCTGTATCTGTGTTGTAAAGTTTGTTTTAAGGTGTATGGCTTGAAGATCACTCTTAGAATTGTGGCAGAAAGCCTTGGTTATTTGCATGTCCAGGTGACCATTTCCTATGTAACACCTCTTTTTCTAAGGATTACCAAGCATTCTTGGGGCACTTAATGTGTGATAGTGACAAAGTAAATCcccatgagaaaaaaacagacatgTGACAGAGCTTTTTTGCTCTTCCTTGTCTCAGGCTTCATGCTAATTGAAGTTCACAAACacatttaaatgtgttttttttctttttttctgtttgttggctgttctttttgttgttgtttttaatgaagaaaacaaaaatcaaagtcTGGAGAAATGGTGGACTTACAAAGTGTCTGCTCACATTAAAGAGATTTCTGGAGGAAAGCAAATGCAGTGAAGTCAgtcctgcttttttttgttcaaaaaaGTGCCCTGAAACAACAAACCTGTCATTTCTGGGACACAGAGAATGTTTCAATATTGTCTTAACCTCAAATGAGTTCATTGCTACAGCTCTAATTAAAAACGTAGGcttgctttgaaaatgctttctcaATCAACCTTGGGAATGTGTcatcttgtttttaaacaggTCTTCCTGTCTTTAAACAGGTCAAAAGACATCTCTTACCCAAGAAACTGAACTTCTGGAGTCCCTGCTTGAAGAAGTGGAGCATCAGGTGATtatgaaaacagctgaaatgtaACGTTTGTATGTATAACACATGGACAGTTCTTCAGTTGACcttctttcttatttacttatttttcaagTGTTACTTGAAGGGCTGACTATTACCTGATATAGAGCTATTTGTTTGAAATGCAAAGTGGCCACCATCTGTTCCACAGTGATGGTGCAAGCAtccttcttctttctgtgttccCTGATAGTTACGGTCATGCAGTAAGAGCGAGCTGATATCCAAAAGTTCAGAGATCCTGATGATGTTCCAGCAGGTTCACCGGAAGCCTATGGCCTCATTTGTCACTACTCCTGTTCCTCCTGACTTCACAAGGTAGGTGTTgcatttcctctctgctgcagttgTGAGAGGCATCTTGTAACTGCTTTGCTAGGTACAAAATAGAGGAGGATTTCCCATGTCCTGAGAAACAGATTTCAGCTGTATGGAGGAGGATGTTGTAGTGAGTCTGGGAGGTAGGATGTATGTCATGTGCATAAACCTTGTGTAAAATGAGGGCAGGTATAGCAATGTGTGGGTTTAAAGGAACAGGTGATGAATTTCTGATGGTTAGGTTGGTTTCAGAGAGATTCCCTGATAACCACCTCTGGTGCAGGGGAGTTGTACCTCTCTGCCATGTGAGAGATCTGGTAGCGTGGTTCCTTTCATTTCTTGGCGTTGAACTTGGTGTCCCTGACTCAGTTTGTGTCCAAGTTTATACACCAGAAATGTCCAACTGTGTGCCTTCCCTTAGCAGCCTACGCCTCACTTAGGCTTTCTGTTCCTGCAGGGCCTTTGTCATTAGTCTGTATCCCTGCTGGGGAGTCAGAACAGTGGGTTCCAGCTGACTcgatttttttctctttttttttccccttttacaCTTAGTTTACTGGTTTGTCCTTTTTCTCTAATTAATGGGATCATTCAGTATATAATTGCAAGGCTCTCCTGAGATGCCTCTGCAGGTCACCTTAATATTTAGACAAAATCACTTCCTAACACTTCTTCATAAAGAGAGTGCTGTTAGTGCTGGGCTCTGGGGAGGTTGCAGAGTTTGAGAAAGCTGGCTGCCAGTCATCCCCATAAAACTGCAAGCCTGAGAAATCTGAGCAATTGATTTGAATCCCTCAAATCAATCTAGGCTGCTTTTAAATGCAGTCTCAAGTTGCAATAGTTGTATTGTCCTGAAgtgtcttctgaaaaaaatttaaagatcTCTCTAAGGTAAACTTAAGCTGAATGCTCATCATCCAGTGAGGTATCTTGTGCTCTTGAAGcagaagcatttcagttttataCTTAACAGCAACAGCTTCATGCTCCTGGTGCTACCACTGAATTTGATATGAAATTCAATCTATTAAGAGGTTGTTATTCAATGTAttctaatgtatttttttcctcccagtgaATTGGTTCCAGCCTATGACTCAACTACTTTTGTATTGGAAAACTTTAGGTAAGAATGGATCTTGTGATATTTCTTGGACTCTCAGGagccattttctgtttcttctgttcatgtgtgatattttcttttaaacactgAGTTGCCTTTGTTGAAAGCTGCTGGATGTGACAGACTTGGTCAAAATCTGATTTCCCAGGTGAACAGCAGTTAATCCTAGCTAAATTGGAAATTGATAAGGATTTTTGATTATAAAGTCGAGGTATTTACTGCTCCTTATACAAAGGATTGGGTAACTTTGTAAGGAATACATATATTCTTAAGGACTTAACATTGTGTGTGGCCTCGTGCTGCTACacatctgtgcagcaggaaggatGGTCCTACAGAGTGCAAGTGTATGTGCAGTGTCTGGAGGGTTTTGCTTTGTGCCAATAGCAAatgttttctctcctctctcaaTAGTACACTGCGTCAGCGAGCAGATCCTGTTTACAGCCCACCTCTTCAGGTGTCAGGACTTTGTTGGAGGTTAAAAGTTTACCCAGTGAGTTACGTTTTCAACTGAAATTGTCATTGCATCCAAACTCCCTGAGTGACCTGCGTGTGCTTCTGCTGTGAGGAGACATCAGTTAGTTTCTCTTGGTGGCAGACATGGGCAGAGGGACGGGGAGGGGAGGAACGTAGGGCTGCAGAATTAATCATGAGCAGGCAGGGCGTTCCTCTGCCTCCAGATATCCTTTACTGAAGGCTCTCAGGGAAGTTAATCTGGTTAACATGTATGCACAGTGCTGTATTCGAGCAGTACACAGGTGGGCTGCTGTGCAAGCCTTCAGGGTGACGGGCATTCAGGATTGGCTGTAAGGTTTGCTGCTAGAAGGCTTTAAAACTAACTTTCAAACGGTAAGTTGAATCGCTTCTTCAATCCAGAGGGTTAAAGTTGAGCCATTCCTTGTTCTTGATTGCAATCAGTGTAGAAAGTTctgtcaaaatgtttttttctggtgaTTCAGACATGGTTTCTCTGTTAACTGACATagctttttcattgtttgttcttctgaagaagtaaaaatgaCTCTTCCTTCAAAAATCAAGTGACTTTGAAGTGCAGCTTTACATAAAGTACTTCAGAACTAATATTTGACCGGAGCTGTTTTCATCTTGAGAATTCAAGTGGAAACTGGACAGATACAAACTGATGTGTAAACTTGCAGctgtttttacttctttttcattcatatGTTAATTGTGCTCCAGTGCACTGACAGCTGTTTGTCCATTCAGTCTGCCACTCAAGTGAACTCCTAATTTTTAACAGAATAACTAAAGCTGTGCTTTGAGTTTTGAGTGATACAAATAAAGTGTTTATGCATTTCCAGATGAGAACTCTACACTGATTCAAATTACAGGAAGAGTTCTAGGTCACaagagactttaaaaaaaataaaaatcaaagctgtaGTGTATGAAACGGGCTACTGCTGAAAATCTGATGGAAACTGCTTCCTGAAACTACTTCCCAAACCTTCAAGAGTGCATAGAGGTGGGATTTATCTGGTTTTGGCTTTATTTGTAATCagttaatttctttattttgttttttcaaggaTGGAAATGGAGTCGTACGGGGCTACTACCTGTCTGTGTTCTTGGAGCTGTCAGCTGGCTTGCCAGAGACATCCAAGTAAGCAAACCTCCTTTGAGAACAGCAGTGACTTTTGatgttgttgtgttttcttggtggtttttatttttctattgctAAAGCATCTGAAGGGTTTGGAAAAGAGCAGCCTGGAGTCCTGCAGTGTTGCAGGGGACTGGTGAAGTCGGTGCTGAAAAGACTGGTGAGATTCCTGTTGGCTGTTGagcctgaaaatattttcagtctgttACTCAGTGGCTCATTCAAGGAATGAAGCAAACTGGCTGAACACCTGATAAGAGACTCTGTCTCGTAGCATTCCGTTGTAGGCTTGGTTTACCAGATGACTCCCTGTTACTGCCTTCTTTCCCCAGTTCTCTTATCTTCAATAACATCTTACAACTGAGTCACCTCTCCAGGTGGACGCAGCTTCTCAGGGAGGGCAGCTTGCTTTGGCCCGGTGCATTCAGCAGTTCTGACCTCTTTGTTTTGATCTTTACCTTGTGATCTTCCTACATGTAGGTATGAGTACCGTGTGGAAATGGTTCACCAGTCCACCAACGATCCCACTAAAAACATAATTAGAGAGTTTGCCTCTGATTTTGAAGTTGGAGAATGCTGGGGTTACAACAGATTCTTTCGTCTGGACTTGTTAGCCAACGAAGGCTATTTGAACAGACAAAATGACACTGTGATCCTAAGGTAAGGAAGACATGGTGGGGGGTTTTGTGCTATTTCATGAAGTATATGTACTACTGAGGTAAAAAACAATTAATTGAACTTAAAGTAATTCTGACATGATTTTCATAAATGGATTTTACTGTCATAAGTGTAAAAGGAGCAAGCTTGCTAAAGTGAGTAGAGAAAAGTTGGTATTTATTTGAGAAGGAGCTATGCTTGACACTGCTACTCCCTGAGTAGAGATCTGTAGGTAACTCAAGTGAGAAAGAGGATGTATTCTCTCTCTCTGGGTAGTGAGCATGGGAGAGCTTTGGGAATGAAGGAATGAAGTCTGTAATGTAAGAGGTAATGCTGCAATATCAGGACAAATGTAGGAACTTTGTTCATCTACTTCAGACATCACTACACAGACCTTCTCTTGCTCCTGTTAAATGCTTTGTAGTGTGTTGATTTTGCTGGTGTTGGTTTGGGACAATAATATAATGTCTCCTATAATTGTTTCTGCTATTCATTGCATTCAGGATAGTGAGTACAGAAGTACtgttcatggaatcacagattAGCTTGGGCTGGAAGTCACCTTagagatcatgtagttccaaccctgctgctgtgggcagggttgccctTGCATGATGCCTGTTACAATGGCATTTCTGGTCATCCAATGTTCTTAGGCAGGGCTTTTCTGACTTTGTCAGAAAATTGAGACTTCTCAACTGTTGTTTTGAAGGTTTCAGGTGCGCTCACCAACCTTCTTCCAGAAGTGTCGAGATCAACACTGGTATATTGCTCAGTTGGAAGCTGCTCAGACAAGTTATAtccaacaaataaataatctcAAAGAAGTAAGTTTGATGTATATTGATATAAAATCACTTTTTGTTGCCTTGTAATTAACTGTTCTAAGTTATGGAGCTCATATTTGGCATTTTTGTTTACCTGGACAGCCACAGGTACTGTGCTTTGATGGCATTTAATATATGTGCAAGTCAACAAGAAGGGTTTGATGCAATGATGCTGCTCCATTGTTAtcttctgtgtgtgtttctgtgtgtcTCTCTAATCAAGAGGCTCGCAATTGAGCTTTCCCGGACTCAGAAGTCACGAGGCATTTCACCCCCAGACACTCACCTCAGTCCCCAGAATGATGATGGACAAGAAACAAGATCAAAAAAGTCTGGACCAAGCACTGAAGCACTGCTTGAGAACGTTGCTGCTCCAGGGTTAATGCGAGATAACAAGGAAGAGGATGAAGAGAAGATACAGCATGAAGACTTCAGTGTAGGAACTGTCTTTATTTTGCCTTCTCTTGTGTGGCTTTTTATAATAGGTTAGCAGTAGAAACACTTGTGAAGTTTTGAATTGTAAATGAGACTTAATCTCTTTGTGGAAATAGGAGACAATGGGTTTGACAGTTAGCAGGAGGTGTCTTAGGGATGTTCTggaacagagctgctgtgatCCTGCTGTAAGGAGGTTTCCCAGTTGCAGCTGAGCAATATAACTTTCTTTGTCACCAGCTCTTACTGTGCTTTCAGACCCATCACTTCTATCTGGCAGGGTGGCACCACTGCAGGAGAAGGATTCTGTTTGTAGCTCTTGACAAAAGCAGTGCAGTCTGAGTGAAATGTTCTTGTTCTTCAGCATGAACTCTCTGATGGTGATTTGGATCTTGCTGGAGAAGATGAAGTGAACCACCTtgatggcagcagctcctcagctaGTTCAACGGCAACCAGCAACACTGAAGAGAATGATATTGATGAAGAAACTATGTAAGTAACTTAAAATCCCAGGTAATCACCTTGTGTTTCCCAAGCAGTAAAAATTGATTTGTTACACAGAGTTACAGTATATTTGGGAGTCAGTGCAACATAAGGGATGTTTCCTGTACTGGAAGCAACATAAGCTGATGTTAAAGAATTTTCAGGCACTGGTTCTTTGCTTACTGgtctcttcctttgcttttataGTGCTTCTGTTTTTGGTAGCCTGTAAAGATTCTTTGACAAAACAGGAAGgaatttgtttctgtgctgatcAGCACCGCAGTGAAATAGAGCTTGGTATTAGAAAGTGATGCAGTAGGAGTGGTGATAAGGTggtttctgaaaagcagagactTCGTTTTCTTAGCTGATGCACTGATGCCAAATCTAGAGCATCTGTTAAAACATGAGAATGTGTTGTAACAAGTAACAAGCACAGGTAGAGAGGTTTGCAGAATGAGATTTTACAGCCTGGATCTGTGTGATACTTTTAGACTCCTGGTTATTGGTTAGCTGTTTAATTAACGCACTAATTTGTGTAGTTTGGAGTGCAGAAGGAACTATTCGtggtgctttgtgtttttctcagtGGTGCATGCCATAATGTTTAATGGGAGCAGCCAGAATCTGATAACTGTATTTTGTATGTAATATGAAATTCTGCCATTTCCACCCTAATCTTCTCTTCAGGTCTGGAGAAAACGATGTGGAATATAGCAATAATATGGAGTTGGAAGAAGGAGATCTCATGGaagatgcagcagctgctgctgctcctggggcatCAGGTATGAAAAATAGCCTTCAGAATTCCTGTAGatgcaaagcactgctggatTTCTCCCCCTGTTCTTTTTGGAAGCAACATCAAGCTGTGTGTTCTGCAGGCATTTCTATTTTTGGAAGTGCTGCATCATGTAGTTTGTACTGATTATTGCAGCGTAGCAGAAACATCTCGTTGGTttggtttagaaaaaaaaaaagcataaaaacgGTGGGGGGAAATCTGGAGATGTTTAAAATGATGTGGAAGTTAGGAGGGAGATTTCTCTGCCTCTTAGAAAATCCTTCCATTTCAATAAAACGAATTTGGAAGGCTTTTTTTCACTCATCTGTGTGGCCTCCAAGCACATGATGCATTCACTCTGGATTTTTATGCACTATAAAACCTGAACTGTGTGGAAGGGAGTGAATAATCTTAAAAGTCAAGAAGAAAGATATTTAGATTGTTAAAATAGAAAGGTGTTCTAAGATCTCATGGCTTCTGGAGATCATTATAACCCAAACTGTGAGCTGTAGGCTAAGACTCTGAAATGTTGAATGTATGCATATTTCTGTATGGTAGAGATAACCATAGAGATGACCTGATCAGAACTGACaccagaaatgctgcagaggaAGTCTAATGGGGCAGGTGAAAAAGGTAGAAGGTTTATGTGCGTGCCTTGAGAATAAATGCTGTTTGTATTGATTTGTTAATTAATTGATTCAATCTATTTATTAAGAGATTTACATGGAAGATATGAGCCAAAcacttcttttcctcccttcctctcccatgGTGGTGCTTAACTTAAAGATTGTTGAAGTATATCTGACTGCTTTCAGAATGCCTAAGGGGATGAAATAATACTGATACCTTGTTACGTTTCTTGGAGTGCTTCTGTGCCTCAGCTGCTTGAACTCTCCAGCTCTCATCATTTACACGCATGCTGTGTCCCCATAACTCTTCCTTAGGTACCAGCCATGGCTACACCAGTGCAAGTGGAAGACCTTCCAGGCGAGGCAGTGCCCTGGGCTCAGCAGCTAGCAGCAGTTTACTGGATATTGATCCCTTGATTTTAATCCACCTGTTGGATCTAAAAGACAGAAATGGTATGGAGAACCTCTGGGGCCTCCAGCCACGTCCACCTGCCTCTCTTCTACAGAGCAGAGGTAACTGCACATCAAATCTCCATTTCATTCCAAACTGGAGCTGTCTCTTGAGAATGCAATTCCAGAGATAGAAGTAGATTTgtggagagggaaaaagagaatgagGGGCCATCATTTTCACTGATAGCTAGACTTCATGTCCTTATCTGTGCTCATCAGAATGCTGCATCTCAACACGTTCTTTGTCTTGGTGGGTGACCTCAGCATGAGAAGGCTGTATGActcaactgaaaacagaagtgtttaTCAGGGAGCATCTTCTTATCTCGTCTAGGGGGATGTGACTGACCTGGCTGGCTGTTTTGTGTGGTAACATTGTAGTGATGCATTTTGTGCAGTTCATTTCAAAGTTGCTGTGGGGGATGCATGAAAGGCCCTTTTCTAGGAGGGGTTAGCAGTGGAAGACAAAACAACTCCAAACAGCTATCTGCTGAGAAAAAACAGTTACACCTCGTGCTTCACACAGTTTGTACACTTAGTGGTTGAGATTACTGGGAGCACAGTGTATGTCAGCAGGGATATAAATCCTGGAATTTACTTCTATATGAAAAAGGCACTGAAAAGTGGAAAACTgttaaaaagcaagcagagggCAAAAAGGAGATGGGCTCAGGCAGGAAAGTGATGAAATCCAATGGCTTAAACTGAGATGCTGCTGCATTTTGAGCTGTACTACTTAGGCAAGATTAGGCTCATCTTTTGTATTTAATGGGTTTTTGGTGATCTGAAGCTACAAGCCATGCAGCTGGAGTTACCTGCTGCTGATGAACGTGTGTGGCTTGACTGTTCCCAGATCTTATTCGAGTCATGCAAACAAGAGAAAGCTGTGGTTATATTTGGAGTTTGCTGAGCTTCACTTTCTAAGTTGAAGGTGTTGAAAAGCTCTGAACAGCTGAATTTGCAATAAAACGGTTATAGGACTTGTAGCACTTCAAACAGACATCAAAGGTGATCAATTTCTATCTAAGCAGCATGCAGATTTTCTCAGGTCTTGTTTCTTTGGCACAATTTTGTGGTGCTATGTTCTTAAGGGGATTTTTCCCCTAGTTCCAGATTTCAATGAGTTTTACATGTTAATGTGAAATGGTGGTGGTATGAGAATCTTATATGGCTTTTAACACATTTTATAGAAAACATTTAACAAATTTGGTGTTTTAATTAGAAACCAGGCTCATGAACTCAAGCTTATCTGGCAGCATAGGGTACTCAGCTGTCATCAGAATTTATGCCACAGTATCAGAGGTCCTGCTGTTTGTGAAGAGCAAGGTCTGTGCCCTTCCTCAGACAGAGGATAGAAATGTGCTGTTCCTTGGTTGTGCCATACTAGTATCCTAAATTACAGGGCTGTAGGCGTACAAAAGAAAGCATCTCATCTCTTGTATCTACAGTAGGGCAAAAGGTAGAACTCTCAGGGCTGTTAAAAATGCCCATATTTGTCTGAGAACAGTTTACTGACCTGTTGAGTTCAACTCTTCCCTTTGGTGAAGCGTCGTCGTACTCTCTCAAAGATCGAGAGCTGCGGAGGCACCAGGCCATGTGGCGTGTGCCGCCGGActtgaagatgctgaagaggcTTAAAACTCAGATGGCTGAAGTGCGAAGCAAAATGTCTGACGTGAAAAACCAGCTATCAGAAGTAAGGAGCAGCAATGCTGGCTCGTGCGATGGGCAGCCCAACTTCTTCTCCATTGAGCAAGGAGCTTTAGCTGCCTGTGGAacagacagctgcagcaagCTGCAAGAAATAGGCATGGAACTACTGACCAAGTCTTCAGTGACCAGCTGTTACATCAGGAACTGTGAGTACTCAGAGGAGGGAGTGGGACATAGATGCTCTGTAAAATAGGAACAATCTTGTGGCTTGCATTGAAATGTGGTCACAGCAAAGCTTGGCAGTTTGCTGTTCCAGTTACCACTCCTCATTCCTACACTTAGAGAagttcctgcagcactgccacaaGCTCAGGGAACGGTGAATTTGAGAAGCCACAAACAGCATGAGAGGTGCTTCTAGTTATCCTTATCCTTTCTATCTTCCAGCTTGGGGGCTGGAAGCTCCCAGCTTACTTAAGCTTTCCTCCATCCCATTTGACAGGAAGGATGGAGGAGTTTTGTGCATGATGGGGAGCTGAGCTTCATATTGGTCTCATTGGTCACTAACCTCCCTTAAAATGAGCACAAACAGAATGCTGTAAGCAGTTTGGTTGAATACTTGTTGCATCTTAAATTGTGTTTGCAGCTGTGAGTAAGAAGAGTAATTTACCCAAACCTGTTCGCTCCGGAGCAGCAGGGAGTCTGTCTCTACGAAGAGCTATGGACTGTGGGGATAGTAATCTTCGGTTAAAGGGAGATGGGCAGACTTGTGAAGGTAAGCAAGCtcatctgtgctgtgttgtATTTGTTGTACAggaggtttttgttgttttttttgagaAGTCCTGTGTGTGGCAACTGAAGTTTGCCTGAAACTTGGCTGGGTCTGTTTGCAAACATAACTAATactgctgtgccagcacagaCCTGTGGTAGTGGCCTGCTGTGGGAAGCACAGGAAGATGGTGCACACTGTGACCAGCCACTGTGCCTGATTCAGCCTCATTCACCACTTGCGTGGCTGCTTTGCTCCTGCCGAGCAACCTTGCATCTGTAGCTTGGAAAAGTAGTGAAGAGAGTGTGATACTAGAAGTTGAACTTTAATTGCATGAGCTGGGGAAATAGAGACGGTGTGTGTGGTCAGAGAAAGTGCACAGGTGGTACCTGCATCCTGTGTGATGCTTAACATGTGAGGTTGTAGGGGAGGGCGTGCTTGTGCACGTTGAACTGAACCAGGGATGTAAACTGACTGGATTGACTCTTCTGAAAgtgggtgggctttgagcttttctccctcttttcccAGGTGGAGTTGGCAGCTCAAAGTCAAGCAGTCGGCATCACTGCCCCAGGCCCCTGGTTAGCAGTAATGCTTCTGAGGCACTGCCTAAGCCAGAGGAAAGGCCTTGTGAAGGGTCAGATTCTGATGCAGGAGTTTCTGGCTTAAATAGTTTG
The Lagopus muta isolate bLagMut1 chromosome 20, bLagMut1 primary, whole genome shotgun sequence genome window above contains:
- the TRIM37 gene encoding E3 ubiquitin-protein ligase TRIM37 isoform X3 is translated as MDEQSVESIAEVFRCFICMEKLRDARLCPHCSKLCCFSCIRRWLTEQRAQCPHCRAPLQLRELVNCRWAEEVTQQLDTLQLCSLTKHEENEKDKCENHHEKLSVFCWTCKKCICHQCALWGGMHGGHTFKPLAEIYEQHVTKVNEEVAKLRRRLMELISLVQEVERNVEAVRSAKDERVREIRNAVEMMIARLDTQLKNKLITLMGQKTSLTQETELLESLLEEVEHQLRSCSKSELISKSSEILMMFQQVHRKPMASFVTTPVPPDFTSELVPAYDSTTFVLENFSTLRQRADPVYSPPLQVSGLCWRLKVYPDGNGVVRGYYLSVFLELSAGLPETSKYEYRVEMVHQSTNDPTKNIIREFASDFEVGECWGYNRFFRLDLLANEGYLNRQNDTVILRFQVRSPTFFQKCRDQHWYIAQLEAAQTSYIQQINNLKERLAIELSRTQKSRGISPPDTHLSPQNDDGQETRSKKSGPSTEALLENVAAPGLMRDNKEEDEEKIQHEDFSHELSDGDLDLAGEDEVNHLDGSSSSASSTATSNTEENDIDEETMSGENDVEYSNNMELEEGDLMEDAAAAAAPGASGTSHGYTSASGRPSRRGSALGSAASSSLLDIDPLILIHLLDLKDRNGMENLWGLQPRPPASLLQSRASSYSLKDRELRRHQAMWRVPPDLKMLKRLKTQMAEVRSKMSDVKNQLSEVRSSNAGSCDGQPNFFSIEQGALAACGTDSCSKLQEIGMELLTKSSVTSCYIRNSVSKKSNLPKPVRSGAAGSLSLRRAMDCGDSNLRLKGDGQTCEGGVGSSKSSSRHHCPRPLVSSNASEALPKPEERPCEGSDSDAGVSGLNSLAAVEKTRKSGAVGSNSKGYRTEGTQSGGLEGSSETGELQAGLPEGASAGPEEGGSCQKHVLHLLPGMSSDSDIECDTENEEQEDATSTSEGFNHAFSVQSSSEASERCSVFPGGDQMGSDDRSFVNGEDTTRISAGVKERERTKQNPKEPLTRCSCDVQ
- the TRIM37 gene encoding E3 ubiquitin-protein ligase TRIM37 isoform X1, producing MDEQSVESIAEVFRCFICMEKLRDARLCPHCSKLCCFSCIRRWLTEQRAQCPHCRAPLQLRELVNCRWAEEVTQQLDTLQLCSLTKHEENEKDKCENHHEKLSVFCWTCKKCICHQCALWGGMHGGHTFKPLAEIYEQHVTKVNEEVAKLRRRLMELISLVQEVERNVEAVRSAKDERVREIRNAVEMMIARLDTQLKNKLITLMGQKTSLTQETELLESLLEEVEHQLRSCSKSELISKSSEILMMFQQVHRKPMASFVTTPVPPDFTSELVPAYDSTTFVLENFSTLRQRADPVYSPPLQVSGLCWRLKVYPDGNGVVRGYYLSVFLELSAGLPETSKYEYRVEMVHQSTNDPTKNIIREFASDFEVGECWGYNRFFRLDLLANEGYLNRQNDTVILRFQVRSPTFFQKCRDQHWYIAQLEAAQTSYIQQINNLKERLAIELSRTQKSRGISPPDTHLSPQNDDGQETRSKKSGPSTEALLENVAAPGLMRDNKEEDEEKIQHEDFSHELSDGDLDLAGEDEVNHLDGSSSSASSTATSNTEENDIDEETMSGENDVEYSNNMELEEGDLMEDAAAAAAPGASGTSHGYTSASGRPSRRGSALGSAASSSLLDIDPLILIHLLDLKDRNGMENLWGLQPRPPASLLQSRASSYSLKDRELRRHQAMWRVPPDLKMLKRLKTQMAEVRSKMSDVKNQLSEVRSSNAGSCDGQPNFFSIEQGALAACGTDSCSKLQEIGMELLTKSSVTSCYIRNSVSKKSNLPKPVRSGAAGSLSLRRAMDCGDSNLRLKGDGQTCEGGVGSSKSSSRHHCPRPLVSSNASEALPKPEERPCEGSDSDAGVSGLNSLAAVEKTRKSGAVGSNSKGYRTEGTQSGGLEGSSETGELQAGLPEGASAGPEEGGSCQKHVLHLLPGMSSDSDIECDTENEEQEDATSTSEGFNHAFSVQSSSEASERCSVFPGGDQMGSDDRSFVNGEDTTR
- the TRIM37 gene encoding E3 ubiquitin-protein ligase TRIM37 isoform X2; its protein translation is MYLLAWSSGNLHQRWLTEQRAQCPHCRAPLQLRELVNCRWAEEVTQQLDTLQLCSLTKHEENEKDKCENHHEKLSVFCWTCKKCICHQCALWGGMHGGHTFKPLAEIYEQHVTKVNEEVAKLRRRLMELISLVQEVERNVEAVRSAKDERVREIRNAVEMMIARLDTQLKNKLITLMGQKTSLTQETELLESLLEEVEHQLRSCSKSELISKSSEILMMFQQVHRKPMASFVTTPVPPDFTSELVPAYDSTTFVLENFSTLRQRADPVYSPPLQVSGLCWRLKVYPDGNGVVRGYYLSVFLELSAGLPETSKYEYRVEMVHQSTNDPTKNIIREFASDFEVGECWGYNRFFRLDLLANEGYLNRQNDTVILRFQVRSPTFFQKCRDQHWYIAQLEAAQTSYIQQINNLKERLAIELSRTQKSRGISPPDTHLSPQNDDGQETRSKKSGPSTEALLENVAAPGLMRDNKEEDEEKIQHEDFSHELSDGDLDLAGEDEVNHLDGSSSSASSTATSNTEENDIDEETMSGENDVEYSNNMELEEGDLMEDAAAAAAPGASGTSHGYTSASGRPSRRGSALGSAASSSLLDIDPLILIHLLDLKDRNGMENLWGLQPRPPASLLQSRASSYSLKDRELRRHQAMWRVPPDLKMLKRLKTQMAEVRSKMSDVKNQLSEVRSSNAGSCDGQPNFFSIEQGALAACGTDSCSKLQEIGMELLTKSSVTSCYIRNSVSKKSNLPKPVRSGAAGSLSLRRAMDCGDSNLRLKGDGQTCEGGVGSSKSSSRHHCPRPLVSSNASEALPKPEERPCEGSDSDAGVSGLNSLAAVEKTRKSGAVGSNSKGYRTEGTQSGGLEGSSETGELQAGLPEGASAGPEEGGSCQKHVLHLLPGMSSDSDIECDTENEEQEDATSTSEGFNHAFSVQSSSEASERCSVFPGGDQMGSDDRSFVNGEDTTR